One segment of Rosa chinensis cultivar Old Blush chromosome 6, RchiOBHm-V2, whole genome shotgun sequence DNA contains the following:
- the LOC112173572 gene encoding CRIB domain-containing protein RIC6 isoform X1: MSNKENSSKMKGLLKGLRYISQMFDDDKEQEIQIGFPTDVKHVAHIGWDGPSTASSSPSWMNEFQSPPGFASAPLSQNGEMTDNNMVKCISEDSSRRSSKSSMSPTHDPELPKSSRRQSSRGHEGGGGGTESPREKSDKPRQTRRPSRRDLSEGNRGSPQEATDTSSESSLPDIPKKSRRKKSKESAIGGSKKKKILAPHLQQSPIALSYLRILFKRGKTRGLYEVIQRIDYYQCCSS, translated from the exons ATGTCGAATAAAGAAAATAGCAGTAAGATGAAGGGCCTCTTAAAAGGCCTGAGATACATTTCTCAAATGTTTG ATGATGACAAAGAACAAGAAATACAGATTGGGTTTCCTACAGACGTAAAGCATGTGGCTCATATAGGCTGGGATGGTCCATCAACGGCAAGTAGTTCTCCAAGCTGG ATGAATGAGTTTCAATCTCCACCAGGATTTGCATCAGCACCTTTAAGTCAGAATGGCGAGATGACCGACAATAATATGGTCAAATGTATCTCTGAAG ATTCAAGCCGGAGAAGTTCAAAGAGTTCAATGTCTCCGACACATGACCCTGAATTGCCCAAGTCATCGAGAAGGCAATCATCACGGGGGCATgaaggaggtggtggtggaacTGAATCCCCAAGGGAAAAATCAGATAAACCTAGGCAAACAAGAAGGCCTTCTAGGAGGGACTTATCGGAGGGTAATAGAGGCAGCCCTCAGGAAGCCACAGATACAAGTAGCGAATCCTCCCTACCGGATATCCCCAAGAAATCACGGCGGAAGAAATCAAAAGAATCGGCGATTGGggggtccaaaaaaaaaaaaatcctggcACCCCATCTACAGCAAAGTCCAATAGCATTGAGCTATCTCAGAATTCTTTTCAAGAGGGGGAAGACAAGGGGTTTATATGAAGTTATTCAAAGAATTGATTACTATCAATGTTGTAGCAGCTAG
- the LOC112173572 gene encoding CRIB domain-containing protein RIC6 isoform X2 has product MSNKENSSKMKGLLKGLRYISQMFDDDKEQEIQIGFPTDVKHVAHIGWDGPSTMNEFQSPPGFASAPLSQNGEMTDNNMVKCISEDSSRRSSKSSMSPTHDPELPKSSRRQSSRGHEGGGGGTESPREKSDKPRQTRRPSRRDLSEGNRGSPQEATDTSSESSLPDIPKKSRRKKSKESAIGGSKKKKILAPHLQQSPIALSYLRILFKRGKTRGLYEVIQRIDYYQCCSS; this is encoded by the exons ATGTCGAATAAAGAAAATAGCAGTAAGATGAAGGGCCTCTTAAAAGGCCTGAGATACATTTCTCAAATGTTTG ATGATGACAAAGAACAAGAAATACAGATTGGGTTTCCTACAGACGTAAAGCATGTGGCTCATATAGGCTGGGATGGTCCATCAACG ATGAATGAGTTTCAATCTCCACCAGGATTTGCATCAGCACCTTTAAGTCAGAATGGCGAGATGACCGACAATAATATGGTCAAATGTATCTCTGAAG ATTCAAGCCGGAGAAGTTCAAAGAGTTCAATGTCTCCGACACATGACCCTGAATTGCCCAAGTCATCGAGAAGGCAATCATCACGGGGGCATgaaggaggtggtggtggaacTGAATCCCCAAGGGAAAAATCAGATAAACCTAGGCAAACAAGAAGGCCTTCTAGGAGGGACTTATCGGAGGGTAATAGAGGCAGCCCTCAGGAAGCCACAGATACAAGTAGCGAATCCTCCCTACCGGATATCCCCAAGAAATCACGGCGGAAGAAATCAAAAGAATCGGCGATTGGggggtccaaaaaaaaaaaaatcctggcACCCCATCTACAGCAAAGTCCAATAGCATTGAGCTATCTCAGAATTCTTTTCAAGAGGGGGAAGACAAGGGGTTTATATGAAGTTATTCAAAGAATTGATTACTATCAATGTTGTAGCAGCTAG
- the LOC112173571 gene encoding piriformospora indica-insensitive protein 2 — MTQLLHSSHLHTCSCSFRNQNREKQTSMAQLHPISTFTLLFLTTLLSSFVISHSQPLLSPAEQASVYRVLDSLNPHVPWRTLFPDDLCSYGPHGVVCDFFANDTDPSVVTVHVSELSFGYVSDYTPNPPCSSTATLSPLLFTSFPYLRKLFFYRCFNETTVVSVPDIPASFGSGLEELVFIDNPSLVSPLSGILRNFTSLRRAVLTGNGFYGNVPDSVAEMVHLEELTLSGNQLGGEIPVSFEKLKKLKVLDLGGNSFAGKVPDSVGSLSELLKLDLSSNGFSGKIPESLKNLRRLELLDLSYNRFNNSGVPLFLSEMTQLRTVSLSGNLLGGQIPEIWSKLGGILGIGLSGMGLVGKIPASMGVYLRNVRYLGLDNNKLEGTVPQEFGLLESVNEINLENNSLSGRVSFSSAKFGHKMKLYGNPQLCVDDKGLRFAKGLGFEELKVCSKQQKPNSAHFTMDSSSSSAVQVVVPSMVMVCGFLGMIVLMLN; from the coding sequence ATGACCCAACTACTCCACAGTTCTCACCTCCACACTTGCTCTTGCTCTTTCAGAAATCAGAACAGAGAGAAACAGACCTCAATGGCTCAGCTCCACCCAATTTCCACATTCACCCTCCTCTTCCTCACAACCCTCCTGTCCTCTTTCGTCATTTCCCACTCCCAGCCCCTCCTCAGCCCGGCCGAGCAGGCCTCCGTCTACCGCGTCCTCGACTCCCTCAACCCCCACGTCCCCTGGCGCACCCTCTTCCCCGACGACCTCTGCTCCTACGGCCCCCACGGTGTCGTCTGCGACTTCTTCGCCAACGACACTGATCCCAGCGTCGTAACCGTCCACGTCTCCGAGCTCAGCTTCGGGTACGTCTCCGACTACACCCCCAACCCGCCCTGCTCCTCCACCGCCACTCTCAGCCCTCTCCTCTTCACTTCCTTCCCTTACCTCCGCAAGCTCTTCTTCTACCGCTGCTTCAACGAAACGACAGTCGTTTCGGTCCCTGATATTCCGGCGAGTTTCGGGTCGGGTCTGGAGGAGCTCGTCTTTATAGACAACCCCTCTCTTGTTTCCCCGCTCAGTGGCATTCTCCGTAATTTCACCAGCTTAAGAAGGGCAGTTCTGACCGGGAACGGGTTTTACGGCAACGTACCGGATTCCGTTGCCGAGATGGTCCACCTGGAAGAATTGACTCTCTCCGGAAACCAACTCGGTGGAGAGATTCCGGTGAGTTTTGAAAAACTGAAGAAGCTGAAGGTTCTCGACCTGGGCGGGAACTCCTTCGCCGGAAAAGTGCCGGACTCGGTGGGGAGCCTCTCGGAGCTGTTGAAGCTTGACCTGAGCTCCAATGGGTTTTCCGGCAAAATCCCGGAGAGCCTCAAAAACTTGCGGAGGCTGGAGCTGTTGGACCTGAGCTACAACCGGTTCAACAACTCCGGCGTGCCTCTGTTCTTGTCGGAGATGACACAGCTGAGAACGGTGTCTCTGAGTGGGAATTTGCTAGGAGGGCAGATTCCGGAAATATGGAGCAAGCTCGGGGGCATTTTGGGAATTGGGCTTTCTGGGATGGGACTGGTTGGGAAAATCCCAGCTTCAATGGGGGTGTATTTGAGAAATGTGAGGTACCTTGGGCTTGACAATAACAAACTGGAAGGGACAGTGCCTCAGGAGTTTGGTCTTTTGGAATCTGTGAATGAGATTAATTTGGAGAACAATAGCTTAAGTGGGAGGGTCTCATTTTCTTCAGCTAAATTTGGGCACAAGATGAAGTTGTATGGAAACCCACAGCTCTGTGTTGATGATAAGGGTTTAAGGTTTGcaaagggtttagggtttgaggAGTTGAAGGTGTGCAGCAAACAGCAGAAACCCAATTCTGCCCATTTCACAatggattcttcttcttcttcagcagtGCAGGTTGTTGTTCCATCCATGGTTATGGTTTGTGGGTTTTTGGGTATGATTGTGCTTATGCTTAATTAG
- the LOC112174147 gene encoding glycolipid transfer protein 1: MAGSVFTSALEGMKHVKSENGEMLTKHFLDVCKQLLPVLDKFGAALSPVKSDVANNISRLETKYSSNPSEFNLLYSLVRPEIEAKTAKSSSSCTNALLWLTRGMDYLVELFRNLHDNPDWPLSKACTEAYNKTLKKWHNWIASSGFSVGIKLAPERKKFMEIIGETADLTSDIQKFCTNFSPLLEENHKFLDSVGMDNLKA; encoded by the exons ATGGCGGGATCTGTTTTCACTTCTGCTTTGGAAGGAATGAAGCATGTTAAATCTGAAAATGGAGAGATGCTCACCAAGCATTTCTTGGATGTATGCAAACAGTTACTACCCGTTTTAG ATAAGTTTGGAGCAGCACTTTCACCCGTCAAATCTGATGTTGCTAACAATATATCG AGGCTGGAAACCAAGTACTCTTCCAACCCATCAGAATTCAATCTATTGTACAGTCTAGTTCGGCCTGAGATTGAAGCCAAAACCGCTAAATCCTCATCCAGTTGCACAAATGCGCTACTCTGGCTAACTAG GGGTATGGACTACTTGGTGGAGCTGTTTCGAAATCTACATGATAATCCAGACTGGCCACTGTCAAAAGCTTGCACAGAAGCCTACAACAAGACATTGAAAAAATGGCATAATTGGATAGCTAGCTCTGGTTTTAGT GTTGGAATTAAGCTTGCTCCTGAGAGGAAGAAATTCATGGAGATAATAGGCGAAACGGCTGATTTGACTTCTGACATTCAGAAGTTCTGCACAAATTTCTCTCCACTTCTCGAAGAGAATCATAAGTTCCTT GACTCTGTGGGAATGGACAATCTCAAAGCCTGA